One window of the Acinonyx jubatus isolate Ajub_Pintada_27869175 chromosome A2, VMU_Ajub_asm_v1.0, whole genome shotgun sequence genome contains the following:
- the PCBP4 gene encoding poly(rC)-binding protein 4 isoform X3, with protein MIAFKLDEDLCAAPANGGNVSRPPVTLRLVIPASQCGSLIGKAGTKIKEIRETTGAQVQVAGDLLPNSTERAVTVSGVPDAIILCVRQICAVILESPPKGATIPYHPSLSLGTVLLSANQGFSVQGQYGAVTPAEVTKLQQLSGHAVPFASPSMVPGLDPGTQTSSQEFLVPNDLIGCVIGRQGSKISEIRQMSGAHIKIGNQAEGAGERHVTITGSPVSIALAQYLITACLETAKSTSGGTPGSAPTDLPAPFSPPLTALPTAPPGLLGTPYAISLSNFIGLKPVPFLALPPASPGPPPGLAAYTAKMAAANGSKKAERQKFSPY; from the exons ATGATCGCCTTCAAGCTGGATGAG GACCTTTGTGCTGCTCCTGCAAATGGTGGAAATGTCTCCAGGCCTCCGGTGACCCTGCGCCTTGTCATCCCTGCAAGCCAGTGTGGCTCACTGATTGGGAAGGCTGGCACCAAGATCAAGGAGATTCGAGAG ACCACGGGTGCCCAGGTGCAGGTGGCGGGAGACCTGCTCCCCAACTCTACAGAGCGTGCTGTCACTGTGTCCGGGGTACCTGATGCCATCATCCTGTGTGTGCGCCAGATCTGTGCTGTTATCCTGGAG TCCCCACCCAAAGGAGCTACTATCCCATATCATCCAAGCCTCTCCTTAGGTACCGTCCTTCTCTCTGCCAACCAG GGCTTTTCTGTCCAGGGTCAGTATGGGGCTGTGACCCCAGCTGAG GTCACCAAGCTCCAGCAGCTCTCGGGCCACGCAGTCCCCTTTGCCTCACCCAGCATGGTGCCAG gaCTGGATCCTGGCACACAGACCAGCTCACAGGAGTTCTTGGTTCCCAACGAT CTGATTGGCTGCGTGATCGGGCGCCAGGGCAGCAAGATCAGTGAGATCCGGCAGATGTCAGGGGCACATATCAAGATCGGGAACCAAGCAGAGGGTGCTGGCGAGAGGCACGTGACCATCACTGGTTCCCCTGTCTCCATCGCCCTGGCCCAGTACCTCATCACTGCCTG TCTAGAAACGGCCAAGTCTACCTCTGGGGGGACGCCCGGCTCGGCCCCCACAGACCTGCCTGCCCCCTTCTCGCCGCCCCTGACGGCCCTGCCCACAGCTCCCCCAGGCCTGCTGGGTACACCCTatgccatctccctctccaaCTTCATCGGCCTCAAGCCTGTGCCCTTCTTGGCTCTAccacctgcctccccagggcCGCCGCCGGGCTTGGCGGCCTACACTGCCAAGATGGCAGCAGCCAATGGGAGCAAGAAAGCTGAGCGGCAGAAATTCTCCCCCTACTGA
- the GPR62 gene encoding G-protein coupled receptor 62: protein MANTTVLNTSEVAVSAGLILAAVVEAAALLGNGALLVVVLRTPGLRDTLYLVHLCVVDLLAAASIMPLGLLAAPPLGLGRVRLGPAPCRAARFLSAALLPACTLGVAALGLARYRLIVHPLRPGARPPPGLVLTAVWAAAGLLGALSLLGPPPAPPPAPPRCSVLAGGLGPFRPLWALLAFALPALLLLGAYGGIFLVARRAALRPPRPARGSRPRSDSLDSRLSILPPLRPRLPGGKAALAPALAVGQFAACWLPYGCACLAPAEQAAVAEAPVTWVAYSAFAVHPFLYGLLQRPVRRALGRLARRALPQPPRTCTLRAWHLPTFLQHLQGPSLRPALGPPGAPEQAPDLPEGENLSMTGAT, encoded by the coding sequence ATGGCCAACACCACAGTGCTGAACACCTCAGAAGTCGCCGTCTCGGCAGGGTTGATCCTGGCGGCTGTCGTGGAGGCAGCAGCACTGCTGGGCAACGGCGCGCTGCTGGTCGTGGTGCTGCGCACCCCAGGACTGCGTGACACGCTCTACCTGGTGCACCTGTGCGTCGTGGACCTGCTGGCGGCCGCCTCCATCATGCCGCTGGGCCTGCTGGCCGCGCCACCGCTCGGGCTGGGCCGCGTGCGCCTGGGCCCCGCGCCGTGCCGCGCCGCCCGCTTCCTCTCGGCGGCGCTGCTCCCCGCCTGCACGCTCGGGGTGGCCGCGCTCGGTCTGGCGCGCTACCGCCTCATAGTGCACCCGCTGCGGCCGGGCGCGCGGCCTCCGCCGGGCCTGGTGCTCACGGCCGTGTGGGCCGCCGCGGGGCTGCTGGGCGCGCTCTCCCTGCTCGGGCCGCCGCCCGCGCCACCCCCGGCTCCACCGCGCTGCTCCGTCCTGGCCGGTGGCCTCGGGCCTTTCCGGCCGCTCTGGGCGCTGCTGGCCTTCGCGCTACCGGCCCTCCTGCTGCTCGGCGCCTACGGCGGCATCTTCCTCGTGGCCCGCCGTGCGGCCCTGCGGCCCCCGCGGCCCGCGCGCGGCTCCCGGCCGCGCTCCGACTCTCTGGATAGCCGCCTCTCCATCTTGCCACCCCTCCGGCCTCGCCTGCCTGGGGGCAAAgcagccctggccccagccctggccGTGGGCCAGTTCGCAGCCTGCTGGCTGCCCTATGGCTGTGCGTGCCTGGCGCCCGCTGAGCAAGCCGCAGTGGCTGAGGCGCCCGTCACCTGGGTGGCCTACTCGGCCTTCGCGGTTCACCCCTTCCTGTATGGCCTGCTACAGCGCCCCGTACGCCGGGCACTGGGCCGCCTTGCCCGCCgggctctgccccagcccccgCGGACCTGTACTCTCCGGGCCTGGCACCTGCCGACATTTCTGCAGCACCTCCAGGGACCTTCATTGCGCCCTGCCCTAGGCCCTCCTGGGGCACCAGAACAAGCCCCAGATTTGCCAGAAGGGGAGAACCTGAGCATGACAGGGGCCACCTGA
- the PARP3 gene encoding protein mono-ADP-ribosyltransferase PARP3: MAPKRKPPVQHAGPEKKKGRQGAEEEDSFRSTAKALRAAPTEKHIVRVDPACPLSHSPRTQVHEDYACTLNQTNIGSNNNKFYIIQLLEEGDRFACWNRWGRVGEVGQSKLSYFVLLEDAKKDFEKKFRDKTKNSWVDRDHFVAHPGKYMLIEVRGEDEAQEAMVKMVGGPVRTMVQQVRPCSLDAATQKLITNIFSKDMFKNAMTLMNLDVKKMPLGKLSKQQIAQGFEALEALEAALKDPTDGGLSLEKLSSHFYTVIPHNFGRNRPPSINSPELLQAKKDMLLVLADIELAQTLQAAPEEEKVKEVPHPLDQDYQLLKCQLQLLDSEAPEYKVASAFLAGNIEQTGNTYRCPVLQHVWKVNREGEGDRFQAHAKLGNRRLLWHGTNVAVVAAILTSGLRIMPHSGGRVGKGIYFASENSKSAGYVTGMSCGAHQIGYMFLGEVALGREYHITIDEPSLKQPPPGFDSVIARGHTEPDPAKDTELELDGQRVAVPQGQPVPCAEFSSSTFSQSEYLIYQESQCRLRYLLEVHL, translated from the exons ATGGCTCCAAAGCGCAAGCCCCCGGTGCAACATGCGGGTCCTGAAAAAAAGAAGGGGCgtcagggggcagaggaggaggacagcTTCCGCTCCACTGCCAAGGCTCTCAGAGCTGCACCCACGGAGAAGCACATAGTCCGAGTGGATCCAGCATGCCCACTCAGCCACAGTCCCAGAACTCAG GTGCATGAAGACTATGCCTGCACCCTGAACCAGACCAACATCgggagcaacaacaacaaattctaCATCATCCAGCTGCTGGAAGAGGGTGACCGCTTCGCCTGCTGGAACCGCTGGGGTCGTGTG GGAGAAGTGGGCCAGTCAAAGCTCAGCTATTTCGTGTTACTGGAGGATGCAAAAAAGGACTTTGAGAAGAAGTTTCGGGACAAGACCAAGAACAGCTGGGTGGATCGGGACCATTTTGTGGCCCACCCGGGCAAGTACATGCTTATTGAAGTACGGGGAGAGGACGAGGCCCAGGAAGCCATGGTGAAG ATGGTTGGAGGCCCAGTAAGGACCATGGTTCAGCAGGTGCGGCCCTGCTCCCTGGACGCAGCTACACAGAAGCTCATCACCAACATCTTCAGCAAAGACATGTTCAAGAATGCCATGACCCTCATGAAcctgg ATGTGAAGAAGATGCCCCTAGGGAAGTTGAGCAAGCAGCAAATTGCACAGGGCTTCGAGGCTCTGGAGGCACTGGAGGCGGCCCTCAAAGACCCTACGGATGGTGGCCTCAGCCTGGAGAAGCTATCCTCCCACTTCTACACTGTCATTCCCCACAACTTTGGCCGCAATCGGCCCCCATCTATCAACTCCCCTGAGCTTCTGCAGGCCAAAAAGGACATGCTGCTG GTGCTGGCAGACATCGAGCTGGCTCAGACCCTGCAGGCAGCCCCTGAAGAGGAGAAGGTGAAGGAGGTGCCACACCCACTGGACCAAGACTACCAGCTCCTTAAGTGCCAGCTCCAGCTGCTCGACTCCGAGGCACCCGAGTACAAGGTGG CATCTGCTTTCCTTGCAGGTAATATAGAACAGACTGGCAACACCTATAGGTGCCCTGTTCTTCAACATGTCTGGAAAGTAAACCGAGAAGGGGAG GGAGATAGGTTCCAGGCCCACGCCAAGCTGGGTAATCGGAGGCTGCTGTGGCATGGCACCAATGTGGCTGTGGTGGCCGCCATCCTCACCAGTGGGCTTCGCATCATGCCACATTCTGGTGGCCGCGTTGGCAAGGGCATCTACTTCGCCTCAGAGAATAGCAAGTCAGCGGGCTATG TTACTGGCATGTCCTGCGGAGCCCACCAAATTGGCTACATGTTCCTGGGTGAGGTGGCACTGGGCAGAGAGTACCACATCACCATCGACGAGCCCAGCTTGAAGCAGCCACCCCCTGGCTTCGACAGTGTCAttgcccgaggccacacagaGCCTG ATCCAGCCAAGGACACCGAGCTGGAGCTGGATGGACAGCGAGTGGCAGTGCCCCAGGGCCAGCCCGTGCCCTGCGCAGAGTTCAGCAGCTCCACCTTCTCCCAGAGTGAATATCTCATCTACCAAGAGAGCCAGTGTCGCCTGCGCTACCTGCTAGAGGTTCATCTCTGA
- the RRP9 gene encoding U3 small nucleolar RNA-interacting protein 2 isoform X1: MSAAAAARKRGRSASGAGAGAGAGKRRRKSQADSAGEKGKSKGGGKMNEEISSDSESESLAPRRTEEEEEEELEETAQEKKLRLAKLYLEQLRQQEEEKAEAQAFEEDQVAGRLKEDVLEQRGRLQKSVAKEIQAPAPADIQVLRGHQLSITCVVITPDDSAIFSAAKDCTIIKWSVESRRKLHVIPRAKKGVEGQPPGHGSHILCMAISSDGKYLASGDRSKLIFIWEAQSCRHLYTFTGHRDAVSGLAFRRGTHQLYSTSHDRSVKVWNVAENSYVETLFGHQDAVAALDALSRECCVTAGGRDGTVRVWKIPEESQLVFYGHQGSIDSIQLINEEHMVSGADDGSVALWGLSKKRPLALQREAHGLRGEPGLEQPFWVSSVAALLNTDLVATGSHSSRVRLWQCGEGFRRLDPLCDIPLVGFINSLKFSTSGDFLVAGVGQEHRLGRWWRIKEARNSVCIIPLRRAPRPPTAGS; the protein is encoded by the exons ATGTCGGCGGCAGCGGCGGCTCGAAAACGCGGAAGGTCGGCCTCGGGGGCCGGGGCCGGTGCAGGGGCCGGCAAGCGGCGGCGGAAG TCTCAGGCGGATTCTGCCGGGGAGAAGGGCAAGTCCAAGGGAGGCGGCAAGATGAATGAGGAGATCTCCAGCGACTCCGAGAGTGAGAG cctagcTCCCAGGAGgactgaggaggaagaggaggaggagctggaggagacaGCCCAGGAAAAGAAGCTGCGCTTGGCCAAACTCTACTTGGAGCAGCTCAGGCAACAAG aggaggagaaggctGAGGCCCAGGCATTTGAGGAGGACCAGGTGGCAGGGCGCCTGAAGGAGGACGTG CTCGAGCAGAGAGGCAGGCTGCAGAAGTCGGTGGCAAAGGAG aTTCAGGCCCCAGCCCCGGCTGACATCCAAGTCTTGCGGGGGCACCAGCTCTCCATCACATGCGTGGTCATCACCCCCGACGACTCAGCCATCTTCTCTGCTGCCAAAGACTGCACCATTATCAAGT GGAGTGTTGAGAGCAGACGGAAGCTTCATGTGATCCCACGAGCCAAGAAGGGTGTGGAGGGGCAGCCCCCCGGCCACGGCAGCCACATCCTCTGCATGGCCATCTCCTCTGACGGCAAGTACCTT GCCTCGGGTGACCGCAGCAAGCTCATTTTCATTTGGGAGGCCCAGAGCTGCCGGCACCTGTACACTTTCACGGGACACCGGGATGCTGTGTCG GGGCTGGCCTTCCGCAGAGGCACCCACCAGCTCTACAGCACGTCCCACGACCGCTCTGTGAAGGTGTGGAATGTGGCGGAGAACTCCTATGTGGAGACACT ctTTGGGCACCAGGACGCCGTGGCCGCGCTGGATGCCCTGAGCAGGGAGTGCTGCGTGACGGCCGGGGGCCGAGACGGGACGGTGCGCGTGTGGAAGATCCCGGAGGAGTCCCAGCTTGTCTTCTATGGCCACCA GGGCTCCATCGACAGCATCCAGCTCATCAATGAGGAGCACATGGTGTCGGGTGCAGATGATGG CTCTGTGGCCTTGTGGGGCCTCTCTAAGAAGCGGCCACTTGCCCTGCAGCGTGAGGCCCATGGGCTGCGGGGGGAGCCAGGCCTGGAGCAGCCCTTCTGGGTGTCATCGGTGGCAGCCCTTCTCAACACGGACCTTGTGGCTACAG GCTCCCACAGCTCTCGCGTGCGGCTCTGGCAGTGTGGGGAGGGCTTCCGACGGCTTGACCCTCTCTGTGACATTCCCTTG gTGGGCTTCATCAATAGCCTCAAGTTCTCCACCTCTGGGGATTTCctggtggctggggtggggcaggagcaCAG GCTTGGCCGCTGGTGGCGCATCAAAGAGGCTCGGAACTCCGTCTGCATCATCCCCCTCCGCagggcccccaggccccccactGCCGGCTCCTGA
- the RRP9 gene encoding U3 small nucleolar RNA-interacting protein 2 isoform X2: MRRSPATPRVRGSQCETSESSLIGRDLSTGWTGCLAPRRTEEEEEEELEETAQEKKLRLAKLYLEQLRQQEEEKAEAQAFEEDQVAGRLKEDVLEQRGRLQKSVAKEIQAPAPADIQVLRGHQLSITCVVITPDDSAIFSAAKDCTIIKWSVESRRKLHVIPRAKKGVEGQPPGHGSHILCMAISSDGKYLASGDRSKLIFIWEAQSCRHLYTFTGHRDAVSGLAFRRGTHQLYSTSHDRSVKVWNVAENSYVETLFGHQDAVAALDALSRECCVTAGGRDGTVRVWKIPEESQLVFYGHQGSIDSIQLINEEHMVSGADDGSVALWGLSKKRPLALQREAHGLRGEPGLEQPFWVSSVAALLNTDLVATGSHSSRVRLWQCGEGFRRLDPLCDIPLVGFINSLKFSTSGDFLVAGVGQEHRLGRWWRIKEARNSVCIIPLRRAPRPPTAGS; the protein is encoded by the exons ATGAGGAGATCTCCAGCGACTCCGAGAGTGAGAG GGTCCCAATGCGAGACCAGTGAGAGTTCCCTCATTGGCAGGGACCTGAGCACAGGCTGGACTGGCTG cctagcTCCCAGGAGgactgaggaggaagaggaggaggagctggaggagacaGCCCAGGAAAAGAAGCTGCGCTTGGCCAAACTCTACTTGGAGCAGCTCAGGCAACAAG aggaggagaaggctGAGGCCCAGGCATTTGAGGAGGACCAGGTGGCAGGGCGCCTGAAGGAGGACGTG CTCGAGCAGAGAGGCAGGCTGCAGAAGTCGGTGGCAAAGGAG aTTCAGGCCCCAGCCCCGGCTGACATCCAAGTCTTGCGGGGGCACCAGCTCTCCATCACATGCGTGGTCATCACCCCCGACGACTCAGCCATCTTCTCTGCTGCCAAAGACTGCACCATTATCAAGT GGAGTGTTGAGAGCAGACGGAAGCTTCATGTGATCCCACGAGCCAAGAAGGGTGTGGAGGGGCAGCCCCCCGGCCACGGCAGCCACATCCTCTGCATGGCCATCTCCTCTGACGGCAAGTACCTT GCCTCGGGTGACCGCAGCAAGCTCATTTTCATTTGGGAGGCCCAGAGCTGCCGGCACCTGTACACTTTCACGGGACACCGGGATGCTGTGTCG GGGCTGGCCTTCCGCAGAGGCACCCACCAGCTCTACAGCACGTCCCACGACCGCTCTGTGAAGGTGTGGAATGTGGCGGAGAACTCCTATGTGGAGACACT ctTTGGGCACCAGGACGCCGTGGCCGCGCTGGATGCCCTGAGCAGGGAGTGCTGCGTGACGGCCGGGGGCCGAGACGGGACGGTGCGCGTGTGGAAGATCCCGGAGGAGTCCCAGCTTGTCTTCTATGGCCACCA GGGCTCCATCGACAGCATCCAGCTCATCAATGAGGAGCACATGGTGTCGGGTGCAGATGATGG CTCTGTGGCCTTGTGGGGCCTCTCTAAGAAGCGGCCACTTGCCCTGCAGCGTGAGGCCCATGGGCTGCGGGGGGAGCCAGGCCTGGAGCAGCCCTTCTGGGTGTCATCGGTGGCAGCCCTTCTCAACACGGACCTTGTGGCTACAG GCTCCCACAGCTCTCGCGTGCGGCTCTGGCAGTGTGGGGAGGGCTTCCGACGGCTTGACCCTCTCTGTGACATTCCCTTG gTGGGCTTCATCAATAGCCTCAAGTTCTCCACCTCTGGGGATTTCctggtggctggggtggggcaggagcaCAG GCTTGGCCGCTGGTGGCGCATCAAAGAGGCTCGGAACTCCGTCTGCATCATCCCCCTCCGCagggcccccaggccccccactGCCGGCTCCTGA